The following proteins are co-located in the Branchiostoma lanceolatum isolate klBraLanc5 chromosome 16, klBraLanc5.hap2, whole genome shotgun sequence genome:
- the LOC136421506 gene encoding cytochrome P450 4V2-like, with translation MAAVLWTAAVAAAVSVTIWAVLAFARWWKLWKIINKIPGPPAYPLVGNALQFKTEPAAFFSQLTGWVQAYVNDNAPMMYLWLGPSPTVWLLQTESLEVLFSTSKHIEKSKLYEFVQPWLGTGLITSTGDKWKTRRRLITPTFHFKILDDFLHEFNDQTKVMVRKLDKMARTGEEFDMFPFIALCALDIICGTAMGKSLNAQENTDSDYVRAIHRVSELIQLRQKSPWYWSDIIYKSFGPGREFEETLRILHDFTRSVIKERSEQFQKQLESQSQDAFDIVEDPDKPVAIGGRKRLAFLDMLLYASVGEAKLTNEDIQEEVDNFMFAGHDTTAAAASFATFLIGSHPEVQKKVHEELDRVMSGPDHKPTMDDLREMKYLECCIKEALRMYPPGPFLGRTLSEDCVIGGYEVPKGVTAIIPTYNVHRNPKHWPDPERFDPERFTPENSVGRHPYTYIPFSAGHRNCIGQKFAMMEEKAILSSIFRHFRIETTQQRDDFKPLGEVILRPESGVKVKLFRRE, from the exons atggcggctgtgCTGTGGACCGCCGCTGTGGCCGCCGCCGTTTCCGTGACGATCTGGGCCGTCCTGGCGTTCGCCCGCTGGTGGAAACTCTGGAAAATCATCAACAAGATCCCCGGACCGCCTGCCTACCCGCTGGTGGGAAATGCGCTGCAGTTCAAGACGGAACCGGCCG CTTTTTTCTCCCAGCTCACCGGCTGGGTTCAGGCTTATGTGAATGACAACGCGCCCATGATGTATCTGTGGCTTGGACCCAGCCCTACTGTATGGTTACTGCAGACTGAAAGCTTAGAG GTCCTCTTCAGTACATCCAAACACATTGAGAAGTCGAAGTTGTATGAATTTGTTCAGCCATGGCTCGGAACTGGACTTATAACCAG CACTGGAGACAAGTGGAAGACGCGCCGTCGCCTCATCACCCCGACCTTCCACTTCAAGATCCTGGACGACTTTCTCCACGAGTTCAACGACCAGACGAAGGTCATGGTCCGGAAACTCGACAAGATGGCGAGGACTGGAGAGGAGTTCGATATGTTCCCCTTCATCGCTCTCTGTGCCCTGGATATCATCTGTG GAACTGCCATGGGGAAGTCTCTCAATGCCCAGGAAAACACAGACTCTGACTATGTAAGGGCCATCCACAG GGTGAGTGAGTTGATCCAGCTCCGCCAGAAGTCGCCTTGGTACTGGTCCGACATCATCTACAAGAGTTTCGGGCCCGGCCGGGAGTTCGAGGAAACTCTCCGGATACTTCATGACTTCACCCGCTCG GTCATCAAGGAGCGTAGCGAACAGTTCCAGAAGCAGCTGGAGAGCCAATCACAGGACGCGTTCGACATCGTGGAGGATCCGGACAAGCCCGTCGCCATCGGCGGCCGGAAGCGCTTGGCGTTCCTCGACATGCTTCTCTACGCATCCGTGGGGGAGGCAAAACTCACGAACGAGGACATCCAGGAAGAAGTGGACAACTTCATGTTTGCG GGCCATGACACCACGGCTGCCGCTGCCAGCTTTGCGACTTTCCTGATCGGGTCCCACCCCGAGGTGCAGAAGAAGGTTCATGAGGAACTCGACAGGGTGATGA GTGGCCCTGACCACAAGCCGACCATGGATGACCTTCGTGAGATGAAGTACCTGGAATGCTGCATCAAG GAAGCCCTGCGCATGTACCCGCCTGGGCCCTTCCTTGGCAGAACCCTGTCTGAGGACTGTGTCATCG GTGGATACGAAGTGCCAAAGGGAGTGACTGCCATCATTCCCACCTACAACGTGCACCGCAACCCGAAACACTGGCCGGATCCGGAGCGGTTTGACCCTGAGCGTTTTACCCCGGAGAATTCGGTCGGACGCCACCCCTACACCTACATCCCTTTCTCCGCTGGGCACCGGAACTGCATCG GCCAGAAGTTTGCTATGATGGAGGAGAAAGCCATTCTGTCCTCCATCTTCCGCCATTTCCGTATCGAGACCACGCAACAACGCGACGACTTCAAGCCACTGGGGGAGGTCATCCTTCGACCTGAGAGCGGGGTCAAGGTCAAGCTGTTCCGCAGGGAGTGA